A window from Mogibacterium neglectum encodes these proteins:
- a CDS encoding protein-ADP-ribose hydrolase, with protein MNEKMTQAERLDFLVREFKADSIDYKDLQTPGDVVGKRRLLRSLMNIRSPLHIDDLILKVQDEYLKGVAEEHGIVEVMEIPVRSDCLSIWQGDITRLSVDAIVNAANSQMLGCFIPMHNCIDNCIHTFAGVQLRDECNRQMNQLRAKFGADYEQPTGVPMLTDGYNLPAKKVIHVVGPIVQFNLTPLLEQDLANCYINTLNMCLENNLKTVAFCCISTGVFHFPNERAAEIAVSTVRSWLSEHPGVMERVIFNVFKDEDRGYYEKLT; from the coding sequence ATGAATGAAAAGATGACACAAGCCGAAAGGCTAGATTTTCTAGTCAGAGAGTTTAAAGCTGATTCCATCGATTATAAAGATTTACAGACACCAGGGGATGTAGTTGGCAAAAGACGACTTCTTCGTTCGCTGATGAATATACGTAGCCCGCTCCACATTGATGATTTAATTTTGAAAGTCCAAGATGAATATTTAAAAGGTGTGGCAGAGGAGCATGGGATTGTTGAAGTGATGGAAATTCCAGTTCGAAGCGACTGTCTATCAATATGGCAAGGAGATATCACTAGGTTATCAGTAGATGCGATAGTAAATGCTGCTAATTCACAGATGCTTGGATGTTTTATTCCTATGCATAACTGTATAGACAACTGTATACATACATTCGCAGGGGTGCAGCTTAGAGATGAGTGTAACAGGCAGATGAACCAGCTAAGGGCTAAGTTCGGTGCTGACTATGAGCAGCCAACTGGAGTTCCAATGCTCACAGATGGATACAATTTACCAGCGAAGAAGGTTATACATGTTGTTGGCCCTATTGTGCAGTTTAACCTCACTCCTCTACTTGAGCAAGATCTTGCGAATTGTTATATCAACACACTTAATATGTGCTTAGAAAATAATTTAAAGACAGTAGCGTTCTGCTGTATATCGACAGGAGTATTTCACTTTCCTAACGAGCGCGCTGCAGAAATTGCAGTTAGTACTGTAAGAAGCTGGCTCTCGGAACACCCAGGGGTTATGGAAAGAGTGATATTTAACGTATTTAAGGATGAAGATAGAGGATATTATGAGAAACTCACTTAG
- a CDS encoding NCS1 family transporter: protein MSTENKNVNTSNNEGESIRPIPWEKRTMSWGSNTMLWLGGCISIGTLAMGSAQMETGLNLIQLFLAVLLGSTILVVGIAMNDQFGYKTGAPYSIHLKSAYGTKGNVLPSMIRGLPAIVWYGYQTWLGGAAINNISKLLFHYDNIWLFFILFQIVQILLSIKGFKGAKWVGNIGGTVIVIAMFYLLYICLTTQWDAISASLMHKSGTWGLPFVASVIAFFGNSTTVMLNASDYSREMKQGYSAPVRGLSYFMAMVPATVMLGIIGAMASTATGIANPINAFVEMVDNKIVLVVTLAFIIFAQLSTNLASNVIPPAYVFMDTFKMKHRTAVILIGILAVATCPWILTNDSSAVGLSLFVKIYSAFFAPIFAILIVDYFILHKRNFTKEQLDDLYDPNGSKAGVNMAAIIATVVGAAIGLYKVDLSFFTATIPTGVIYYLLMKNMKSCENFRKGTTLEK, encoded by the coding sequence ATGAGTACAGAAAATAAGAACGTAAATACCTCAAATAATGAGGGCGAGAGCATAAGACCGATTCCGTGGGAGAAACGTACCATGAGCTGGGGATCGAACACTATGCTTTGGCTCGGTGGATGTATCTCTATCGGAACTCTGGCAATGGGATCCGCTCAGATGGAGACAGGGCTTAATCTAATACAGCTGTTTCTAGCAGTGCTGCTTGGTTCAACAATCCTAGTAGTTGGAATAGCTATGAATGACCAGTTTGGTTATAAGACTGGAGCACCATATTCCATTCATCTCAAGAGTGCATATGGTACTAAGGGAAATGTACTTCCATCTATGATTAGGGGTCTTCCGGCTATAGTATGGTATGGATACCAGACATGGCTAGGTGGAGCAGCTATCAACAATATTTCGAAGCTGCTATTCCACTATGATAATATCTGGCTATTCTTCATTCTCTTCCAGATTGTGCAGATTCTTCTCTCAATCAAGGGATTCAAGGGTGCAAAGTGGGTCGGAAACATCGGTGGAACTGTAATTGTAATCGCAATGTTCTATCTGCTTTACATATGCCTAACAACCCAGTGGGATGCTATTTCAGCTAGTCTAATGCATAAGAGCGGTACATGGGGACTTCCATTTGTTGCATCTGTAATCGCATTCTTCGGAAACTCAACTACAGTAATGCTCAATGCTTCAGACTATTCTCGTGAGATGAAGCAAGGCTATAGCGCACCTGTAAGAGGTCTATCGTATTTTATGGCTATGGTTCCTGCTACAGTAATGCTTGGAATTATCGGTGCTATGGCTTCAACAGCTACTGGAATTGCAAATCCAATCAATGCGTTTGTGGAGATGGTAGATAATAAGATTGTATTAGTTGTTACGCTGGCATTTATCATATTTGCACAACTTTCGACAAACCTTGCAAGTAACGTTATTCCGCCAGCATATGTGTTCATGGATACATTTAAGATGAAGCACAGGACTGCAGTAATACTAATCGGAATTCTTGCAGTTGCAACTTGCCCATGGATATTAACTAACGATAGCTCAGCTGTTGGACTATCGCTATTTGTTAAGATTTACTCGGCGTTCTTCGCTCCAATATTTGCTATCCTAATCGTGGATTACTTCATTCTTCATAAGAGAAACTTCACTAAGGAGCAGTTAGATGACTTATATGATCCAAATGGATCGAAGGCTGGTGTAAATATGGCAGCTATCATCGCGACTGTAGTAGGTGCGGCAATCGGACTTTACAAGGTTGACCTTTCATTCTTCACAGCTACAATTCCTACAGGGGTTATCTATTACCTGCTAATGAAGAATATGAAGTCTTGTGAGAACTTCAGAAAAGGAACTACACTCGAGAAATAA